One genomic region from Candidatus Lernaella stagnicola encodes:
- a CDS encoding flavodoxin family protein has protein sequence MNQDRIHVLGLAASPRREGNSETLLDAFLDGAVSAGAVIEKIRLAERKIAPCIACEKCYETGVCCLQDDAADILEKLLVAHVIVLATPVYFYSVTTQAKLLIDRCQALWARQELLGQTRRHRSKGVLLAVAGSRGEKLFDGVRLTTRYWMNTFLADLVAERVFRGVDDRDGFCRRAADLEDVRRLGKSVAEEII, from the coding sequence AATCAAGACCGCATTCACGTACTCGGGTTGGCGGCGAGCCCGCGTCGCGAAGGTAACAGTGAGACACTGCTGGACGCCTTCTTGGACGGAGCCGTCTCCGCGGGAGCCGTTATCGAGAAAATTCGCTTGGCGGAGCGGAAGATCGCTCCGTGCATTGCATGCGAAAAATGCTACGAGACAGGCGTCTGCTGCCTGCAAGACGACGCCGCCGATATCCTCGAAAAACTGCTGGTTGCCCACGTGATTGTCCTGGCGACCCCAGTGTATTTCTATTCCGTCACGACCCAAGCCAAATTGTTGATTGACCGCTGCCAGGCTCTTTGGGCGCGGCAGGAGTTACTTGGCCAAACGCGCCGGCACCGTTCCAAGGGGGTCCTTTTAGCGGTAGCCGGTAGCCGGGGTGAGAAGCTTTTCGACGGCGTGCGCTTGACGACGAGGTATTGGATGAACACGTTTCTGGCTGACTTGGTTGCCGAACGCGTGTTTCGCGGCGTAGATGATCGTGACGGTTTCTGTCGCCGTGCAGCAGATCTTGAGGACGTTCGGCGGCTGGGAAAAAGCGTCGCGGAAGAAATCATCTAG
- a CDS encoding peroxiredoxin — protein sequence MTQIEVGKKAPNFELPDANGKQVRLSDFHGKKVVLYFYLKDNTSGCTKEACSFRDHSGAFHRRGAVIIGISPDSEKSHQKFIENFDLPFTLLADTERRAAESYGVWKKKGMSGKKDMGVERSTFIIDETGILIEEHREVSVPGHVEAMLSAITG from the coding sequence ATGACGCAAATCGAAGTCGGCAAAAAAGCCCCTAATTTTGAACTCCCCGACGCCAATGGCAAGCAGGTGCGGCTCTCGGACTTCCACGGAAAAAAAGTAGTGCTTTACTTTTATCTGAAAGACAACACGTCCGGTTGCACCAAAGAGGCGTGTAGCTTTCGCGATCACAGCGGCGCCTTTCATAGGCGGGGCGCCGTGATCATCGGCATCAGCCCCGACAGCGAGAAGAGCCACCAAAAGTTTATCGAAAATTTCGACCTGCCGTTCACGCTGTTGGCCGACACGGAACGCCGCGCGGCGGAGAGTTACGGCGTGTGGAAAAAAAAGGGCATGTCCGGCAAAAAGGACATGGGCGTCGAGCGGTCGACGTTCATCATCGACGAAACCGGCATTCTGATTGAAGAGCATCGCGAAGTGAGTGTTCCCGGTCACGTCGAGGCGATGCTGTCGGCGATAACTGGATAG
- a CDS encoding M48 family metallopeptidase, translated as MADVRPRVMNFFDHQERARKRTIWLLLLFLLAVALIVVAVYFLTMFVFFMSDTSDQAELVPWWDPVVFAIVAAAVIGLVALASLYKTTSLRGGGEKVAEMLGGRRVPQNTTNRHERRLLNVVEEMAIAAGTPVPPAYVLDDEAGINAFAAGHSPNDAVVAVTRGTLEQLNREELQGVIGHEFSHILNGDMRLNIKLIGIVFGILVLGIIGVHMLHSMRFSRRNKGAGAIMLLGLGLLLIGYIGTFIGRVIQAAVSRQREFLADASSVQFTRNPDGIAGALKKIGGIGSAIETPEARQASHMFFGEDRKPWLSFILATHPPLADRISRIDADFKAMDAKPAAASSGPTAGFEAAVSGFGPGAPTAVKPEDIVTQVGTVREAQVAIAVALVRGIPTDLRSQCETPRGAQQVIFALLLDDDADEREKQLRILTKAEDEKFSRDVAARHLQTADLSKAQRLPLADLALPALRELDVPALSSFTHTLEQLVMADGKLALNEFSLHWLVTHRLSQAKGGAPSMSYRSLKPLRNEVAALLRAIAQAGQADDPPAAEVAFAKGAARLANFPLATPEFAVGAGFDFGALGTALMRLSRAFPKVKETVLDAAAHCALADEKITMQEAELLRLISFSLDCPLPPFATATLN; from the coding sequence ATGGCCGACGTCCGTCCGCGCGTGATGAACTTTTTTGACCATCAAGAACGCGCACGCAAACGTACGATTTGGTTGCTGCTGCTTTTCCTATTGGCGGTCGCCTTGATCGTCGTGGCCGTCTACTTCCTGACCATGTTCGTGTTCTTCATGTCGGATACGAGCGACCAAGCCGAACTCGTGCCGTGGTGGGATCCGGTCGTGTTCGCCATTGTCGCGGCGGCCGTGATCGGCCTCGTGGCCCTCGCCAGTCTCTACAAAACAACCTCGCTGCGCGGCGGCGGAGAAAAAGTCGCCGAGATGCTGGGGGGCCGTCGCGTTCCCCAAAACACGACCAACCGGCACGAACGCCGCCTGCTCAACGTCGTGGAAGAGATGGCGATTGCCGCCGGCACGCCTGTCCCTCCGGCCTACGTGCTGGACGATGAAGCCGGCATCAACGCTTTCGCGGCGGGACACTCGCCCAATGACGCCGTCGTGGCTGTTACCCGCGGCACGCTGGAGCAGCTAAACCGCGAAGAACTGCAAGGCGTCATCGGGCACGAATTCAGCCACATCCTCAACGGCGACATGCGGTTGAATATCAAGCTGATCGGCATCGTGTTCGGCATCTTGGTGCTCGGCATCATCGGCGTCCACATGCTGCACAGCATGCGTTTTTCACGCCGCAACAAGGGCGCCGGGGCGATTATGCTGCTCGGCTTAGGATTGCTTTTGATCGGCTATATCGGCACTTTCATCGGCCGCGTTATCCAAGCCGCCGTTTCGCGTCAGCGAGAATTCCTCGCCGATGCCTCGTCGGTTCAATTCACGCGTAACCCCGACGGCATCGCCGGTGCACTCAAGAAAATCGGCGGTATCGGTTCGGCCATCGAAACCCCGGAAGCCCGACAGGCCAGTCACATGTTCTTCGGCGAGGATCGCAAGCCGTGGCTGTCATTCATATTGGCCACACACCCGCCCCTGGCCGACCGCATCAGCCGCATTGACGCCGATTTCAAGGCGATGGACGCGAAACCGGCCGCCGCTTCCTCTGGACCGACGGCGGGATTCGAAGCCGCCGTCTCCGGTTTTGGTCCCGGCGCGCCGACCGCCGTCAAGCCGGAAGACATCGTTACGCAAGTCGGTACCGTGCGCGAAGCACAGGTTGCCATCGCGGTGGCGCTCGTACGCGGCATACCAACTGATCTGCGCTCGCAATGTGAAACCCCACGGGGCGCGCAACAGGTGATCTTCGCTCTGCTCCTCGACGATGACGCCGACGAACGAGAGAAACAGTTGAGGATATTGACCAAGGCCGAAGACGAAAAGTTTTCGCGGGACGTGGCCGCGCGACACTTGCAAACCGCCGACTTATCCAAGGCGCAGCGGTTACCGTTGGCTGACCTCGCGCTGCCCGCGCTGCGTGAATTGGACGTGCCGGCGTTGTCGAGCTTCACGCATACGCTGGAGCAACTCGTGATGGCGGACGGGAAACTCGCCTTGAACGAATTTTCCCTGCACTGGCTGGTCACTCACCGCCTCAGTCAGGCAAAAGGCGGTGCCCCCTCGATGTCTTATCGTTCACTCAAACCGCTGCGCAACGAAGTCGCCGCCCTCCTGCGTGCGATAGCTCAGGCCGGCCAGGCGGATGACCCGCCGGCGGCAGAGGTTGCGTTTGCCAAGGGTGCGGCGCGTCTCGCGAACTTCCCCCTCGCGACTCCTGAATTCGCGGTGGGTGCGGGATTCGATTTCGGCGCGTTGGGCACGGCGCTGATGCGTCTGTCTCGCGCTTTTCCCAAAGTGAAGGAAACCGTGTTGGACGCCGCGGCGCATTGCGCGCTCGCCGACGAGAAGATCACGATGCAGGAAGCCGAGTTGCTGCGGTTGATATCCTTTTCGCTGGACTGCCCGCTGCCGCCCTTTGCCACGGCGACGCTCAACTAA
- a CDS encoding LemA family protein, with protein sequence MLITAIVIGVLVVALVLFFVSVYNNLVTLRNRFKNAFAQIDVQLKRRYDLIPNLVEAVKGYMAHERETLEAVIQARNTAVSANQKASANPGEPGAMSGLMQAEGMLTGALGRLFALSESYPDLKANQNVLELQEELTSTENKVAFARQAFNDAVTVYNIGREKFPNSVVAGMFSFTAAELLEPIESAEERKAPKVSFS encoded by the coding sequence ATGTTGATTACAGCTATCGTAATCGGCGTTCTCGTCGTCGCTTTAGTATTATTCTTCGTGTCCGTCTACAATAACCTCGTGACCTTGCGCAACCGTTTCAAAAATGCCTTCGCGCAAATCGACGTGCAACTCAAGAGACGTTACGACTTAATTCCGAATCTCGTCGAAGCCGTCAAGGGCTACATGGCACACGAGCGCGAAACACTTGAAGCAGTCATTCAAGCCCGCAACACCGCGGTTTCCGCCAACCAAAAAGCGTCGGCCAATCCAGGCGAACCCGGAGCCATGAGCGGCTTGATGCAAGCCGAAGGCATGCTGACCGGTGCGTTGGGTCGCCTTTTCGCGCTGTCGGAGTCCTATCCGGACCTGAAGGCTAACCAGAATGTCCTGGAACTGCAGGAAGAGTTGACGTCGACCGAGAACAAGGTCGCCTTCGCACGCCAGGCTTTCAATGACGCGGTCACGGTGTACAACATCGGCCGCGAGAAATTCCCGAACAGCGTCGTGGCGGGCATGTTCAGCTTCACCGCCGCCGAGTTGCTCGAGCCGATTGAATCAGCCGAGGAACGCAAGGCGCCCAAAGTCTCTTTCAGCTAA